Below is a genomic region from Acidobacteriota bacterium.
TCGAGGCCCAGATCACGTCGCGGACCGCGGCCATTCTGCCCGTCCATGTGTACGGCCAGCCGGCCGACATGCCCGCGATCATGGCGATCGCCTCGCGCCATCAACTCGCCGTCGTTGAGGATTGCTGCCAGGCGCATCTGGCGACATGCGGGGGACGGCCGGTCGGCAGTTTCGGTATCGCCGCCGCGTACAGCTTCTACCCCACCAAGAATCTTGGCGCGCTCGGCGACGGCGGCGCGATCACGACCAACGACGCCACGCTCGCCTCGCGAGTCAAGCGTCTGAGGAACGGCGGACAAACCGATCGCTACCATCATGCGGAGATGGGCGTGAACAGCCGGCTGGACGAAATGCAGGCGGCCATCCTCTCGGCACGCCTGCCGTTTCTGCCCACGTGGACCGAGGCGAGGCGACAGCACGCCGCCACCTACCGCCGCCTGCTGGCCGGCGCCCCGATCGTGGTGCCGCCCGAACGGGACGCAGGCCACGTCTACCACCTGTTCCCGATTCTCTCGGGCAACCGTGATGCGCTGCGGCTGTGGCTGACGGATC
It encodes:
- a CDS encoding DegT/DnrJ/EryC1/StrS family aminotransferase, with the protein product MTSPRVPFMRLKPGEDGPAIDQAIRRVIDGGWYVLGPEVEAFEQAFAGACHASYAIGVGTGTDAIAIILRGLGIGAGAEVITTPLSAAYTALACMMVGARPVFADLDPARLTLDPAAVEAQITSRTAAILPVHVYGQPADMPAIMAIASRHQLAVVEDCCQAHLATCGGRPVGSFGIAAAYSFYPTKNLGALGDGGAITTNDATLASRVKRLRNGGQTDRYHHAEMGVNSRLDEMQAAILSARLPFLPTWTEARRQHAATYRRLLAGAPIVVPPERDAGHVYHLFPILSGNRDALRLWLTDQGIDTLIHYPVPIPQQPAVSTVNPTACPVADRVCLDICSLPLYPGLSEAEISLVADAIQRFAP